Genomic segment of Panicum virgatum strain AP13 chromosome 9N, P.virgatum_v5, whole genome shotgun sequence:
CCTTGACGTCCTCGACGACCGGCGCCTCGTCCGCCGCCTGCTGCTCCGCCTTGGGCTCCTCGCTCTCCGCGGGTGCCGCCGCCTCGGtcttctccacctccgccgccggcgcttgCTCGCTGACCATCCTGCCTCGGCCGCGGCTGATGGAGCACGGGGTTTTCGGCGACCTGCGGTGGTGGCGCACGGGAACGAGCCTCAGGATAAGGGCGGGGAAGCGGAGTGTGAGCGAGCGAGCGGGAGACCAGGCGTGCCGCCCCGCAGGCCTTATCTATCCGCAACCGTCTCGTCGCGCCGCGGGGTGGGCTTGCGTGCGTACCCACCCGAGCTGGGCTCTTCCGGCCTGTTGAGGACGCGGCCCATCAGGTTCTCGTAGAAAACAGTTGCTACCACTTgatgtaactttttttttttgagatgtaAGCTATTTGTATTTGGTTTGTCCTCtgaaaatctttttttttaaataaaaaagtcTTCTCTGAAAACCACTGGCCCGCCTGATAGTAGACGGACCGACATCTCGCGCATCAATAAATCTTTCATTGTTCTCATCCCAAAAAGGATTCTGCTTGCTCCCATGGTGACTAACTGACTATCGGCCTATCTCCCTCCAAAATTGCTCCACAAAAATTGCTTCTAGATCCTTGACCTCCCGGCTTCAACCTGTCACCCCCAACCTGATTCATGCCGATCAATCTGAGTTCATTAAGGGCAGAACCATCTCCGAAAATTTCGTCTACGCCGCTGATATCATTCAAACTTGCCATAAGCGCAAAGCTAAGTGCCCACGATTGCCCTCAAACTTGACTTTCGCAAAGCGTTTGGCACTGTTAGTTGGCAGGCTTTGGATGCTGTCCTCGCAGCCAAGGGTTTTCCTCCTCTTTGGCGGCTTTGGATCCAAGATCTTGCCTCGTCCAGTCAGTCTGCGGTTCTCTTGAATGGGAAGCCTGGCCCTTGGCTGCATTGTAAACGTGGACTGCCCCAAGGTGACCCTCTGTCTCCGTACCTTCTCATTCTTGTTGCTGACACTCTCCAACAACTAATCCACCTTGCTTCCACCAATGGCTTGCTCTCCCatcctctctcttcctcttccctGCCCAACCCTACAGTACGCAGACGACACTCTCATCATTCTCAAAGGAGACCTGTCGCAGCTCGCACATCTTAAGGAGATTCTAAGGCTGTCCGCACTGGGACCTTTAAACAGTCCGCTACGCTATCTTTTCAGGATCCTTTAGGATCAATTTTGCTGCACCAGGTACGCCCGCTACGGTCGCGTTTCCTCCTAATCTAGCGCGATAGCGGACGTCCGCTACGCCTgcgcccgggcccacctgccTCCGCCCGCGCCACGCACCAACTGCCGTGGGGAGCTCCGACGCGCCGCTTCGACCCCTCCGCCCCACCGCCCGCtggccggcgctggaggtgatgaGGGCGCCCGCGACCTGCACCgccacggcgaggtcgagcaCCTGCGGCGAGGCCAGCTCGAGCCGAAGTaggggcaccgccgccgcggcaaaCTAGGCTGATTGTAAGTGCAATCCTGCCAGCAGTATTTCCCTGAAAATGAACCTGGCCTCAACTTGCCCTTTCCAGAAAAACTTTGTTCTAAATCAGTCTCACCTGAAAACGTTGCAGGACGACTTGGACGAGAGTGTTGAAGACACAAGCACCCAACTAGAGGTACTATACATGTCTCATCCAATTTGAAATTTTCACCCTTCCACAGCCAAACTAAACTGCTAAGCAATTTTCTCCAAGCTAAGATAGCTGACATCTCATCATGGCCATGCATGCATAGAATTTCAGTCAGAAGACCTATATATACACGTGCCACTGTTAGTTCTTAATTAGATAAGCTGACATGTTGGTTGTTATTTGTGTTCCTGCAGCGTGCGATGAAGAGGCTGAAGAAACTGAACACGCGCGTGAGGCAAGGCGGTTCTTGCTGGGGCATAGTCTTGTCGGTCATTGCAGCTGTAATCTGTGTTGCCTTGGTCTGGGCTCTGATAACaagttactccctccttccccgtttataaggcatggtagaacatgacacggtcttctaaacaacactttgactatttatttatcatatattatatcacttttgattataaacttataatcattgtaaactatgtttgattatgaatccaatcatatgaaatttgcattataaaaataaaaatttaatagtcaaattattggtcaaagatgagaaggtttgaatcttgatatacgtgtatgccttataaacggggaaggagggagtaacaGTCAAACACTAACGGTCGGCCGAAAGAGATGATTTTTCAGGTCTGGACAGCTCAACAACTGACATTTCCTGCCCAAAGTTGCTCAAACATTTCCTTCCCTCTCATGATGATATGTAGATAGTTCGATGATTTCAGTTTGTTCAGTCCAAGTGGCACTATATTGTACGTACTAGTCTGATAATCCCTGTCAGAGAAACCTTCAAATCTGTGACTTGTCAGCGGAATAAAATTGTCCATccattatcttattatttggccaacaaacagagcctccacgttcgctctcaaagcttataaattcccacgttaatcggagaaaattagaaaaataaaaattacccaccactaccaTTATGATGAAAATTagtctaaaatacccctgtgtctaattaaaaatcactcaccaatgccattatgagaaactaaatataaaatacaatttagctatgtatcagttataacaatcaatcaaaataaaataaaaataagaataattatatgaataatattaaagctcaacaaatcaaattgttattataggtggatcatatttgaattgttttaaccaacaataagatataatttacgataatgaacagggtgatatatggtaaaaaatagtaCAATCTTTAAGTAAGAATATAACTAtatgcaaatttttaaattttcaatactagccgcgcaaatacaCGGACTATATGCCTAGTTCGGTACAATTGTCGAGAGAGACGTCAAGCTAATCTGCTTTTGAAAAACTCGGTACAATTTCAACTCGTGCTCGTCGCGCAAATCGGCAAATGTTTGCGAAGAATGGGCTTCCACGAGACGAGCGAGATTAGGCCCATTTATGTGACAACTGGACTAAAGCCCACTCTAGCAGTTCTCGTTAAAATAGGCCTATGGACAGTTAATTTTGGCCTTCCTTACCGCTATTTTTGCTTGGGTGTGTCCGGTGGGGGACCTAAGACACGAGGTACCTCCAGAACCTCATGgccggccgcggcctcctcACTTCCGACCAGGCCCTGCATCCAGGTGCTCACCGGCACCGCCGGCGAGATAATGAGAGACAACTGCAGGGCAGTGAGTTAACACGCACAGCCATTCTTTTTACTGTCTTGTTCCCAAATTGTAAGAATGCAAATCTGAGTCATACGGGTTCGATCTTGTGCTACGCGTGAGAATGTGAGATGGACGCGCATGCGTTGTTGGGCAACAGAAAGGCAGGAAGAGACATGCAAGCTCACAAGTTCCAGAAGGTGTCTTTGGAAAAATTAACAACGCTAGTAGGGGCGGTGCCCATAGCCTGAACCTCACTTTTGTCATGTGCCGCGCACAAGCGGGGGACGCCTGCGTACCTAACAATCTTCTGAATAATGAGCACCAACCTAAACGCTGCATGATTAGCGGGCCTGAGCTAGTGCTAGTTTTTGTCCGTAAAGCCGAAGCCGAAAAGGAGCAAAAGCTTGCGTTTCGAGGAAAGAGAATCCAGCTTTGCAGCGCGAGCCAACAGCATGGGGGATTTAGTGGTTGGCCTTGCCACACAACAAGGCTTCTTGCCTTTTTCTTCCTCGTATAAAACATGAACCTCTGCATTTTTCCTATCGCTCCGCGGCGTTGCCAAGCATGAAATTGAAGCTTCCTCTGATCTTAATTGACATGGCTGCTGCTCCTGGAATTGCGGTCAAACCGACAGCAGTCCATGATCTACTGACTGATTGGCTACGGATGGCATGGATTCCCGATTTGTGCGTCCACCAACACTGACCTGCGTGTGCAGCCACCATTCACCAGAGCGCGTTGGCATCCCCCTGCAGCCTGCAGAATGGACCTCGCCTGGTAGGTAGCCGTTAGCGGCGTTCTTTTAGATTTCCACTTTGCAGTGTTTAAAAGCACGTTCCTGATCCTATGAATGACAGTTTATAGTTTGTGCTGTTCCCTGAACTGACCCCCTGAATTTTACCACACAATACACCAAGCAGAGACGCCGAGACGGAGAGGCCTCGGCTACAGTGGGAGCTGAGTGATGATGTTACAGCACTGTGAAACACACACGATAAAAGAGTTCATCGCGAAATCAACAGAAAAGAATGTTCCTAGTCCCAGTTCCACGGTGAGCCAGCGACGCAGATCTCAGTCAGAACCTTTTCAGTATGTATTCAGAGATTAGCTTTAATTTGAGCAACTTTACCAAGAAACTGCATGGACCAGccggcccgccgcccgccgcccgcccctgcaggctgcagcctcTGCATTAGGTGGTTCCCTTTGGGTAAAGTTTCTGCACTGACGGATCCCATCTAAACGTGGTGGGACTCGTGGCACTTGATAAGGAATGGCTCCGCTCAAGGAACGGAAAGTTTCTCCTCCTTAACGTGGAAGGCACTCGGATCTGGCCTCTCTTTCTCTGAAGCCAGCCACAGAATCTGGTCTGAGTTGTCTGGCCCTAGCTAACCACACTTCACTACTCAGGTACTCACAGATCGACTTCTCTTGCCAAGTAAGTAAGTATACTAGTACCAGGACAAAAATTGCTCTAATTATGCGTCTTTTTTTTCGAGCATATCTAATCATGCGTCTTTAGAAAGGCTTTCACTCCATGTAAGCGGCAGGAGCCAGGAGCCCAATCCACAATCCAATCCAATCAATGATGCAGCGCATGTTCGAGCATATCTAATCATGCGTTTTGGTTTGGCCACTAGGACACGTAGcacaaattttgaccaataattaggagtaataaataaagtcagtttacaaaactaactctacaATCCATgcactacttcgcgagacgaatctaacgaggtctttaaccgcacgattagaggttggttactgtagtattactgtagccaatcatctattaattaccgtcattagattcatcgcgaaaaattatacccatccgtgaaattttttgaaaataaatttcgtttagtacttcatgcctgcaaaattctTTTTATAGCGTGAGCACCACAAACCATCCAAACAGGCTGATCTGGCATGATTGCGCGTTCCGCGGCTGCTGAGTGCTGACCAACTTTGCTTCCGGGACGCAAACTCATGAAGAGATGATTGCTCACGAGCACTGACTGCCATTGCTTGTGCTTCTTACCGAAGCAACCCAGGCTGTGTTTAGACGAGAGGAAAAGGGGAGAAAAAATTACATCAGTCTCTGTagcatactgtagcactttttgtttatttgtagtaaatattgtcctaccatgacctaactaggctcaaaagattcgtctcgcaacgtacataaaaaatatgcaattagtttttttatttaactatatttagtactccatgcatgagttatttgctatatttaatgtttcgatgtgatagtagatgtgatggatgtgatggaaagtttgaaaattttgtgggaactaaacacacccccaGCATTTTTGTGCTGGctctaggctgtgtttagttggtgaaaatttttgagtttgggtactgtagcacatttgttgttatttgataattaatatccaatcattgactaattaggcttaaaaattcATCacgtcatttacagttgaactatgtaattaattattttttcaactgcatttaatgcttcatacatgtgttcgaagattcgatgtgacggatactgtaggaaaatttttggcaactaaacagggcctactGATGACGAGCTCGTCCGCATGGCTTACAATGATGGAGCTGAGAAAGTGCAATGCTTCCGTGAATATGCACACCAGGAGTTTGCCCGTACTGTTGAGTGCAACTGAATCAATAGCATTTGGCAGACGATAATGAAGCCGGCCACTGTATATCCAGCCATTCCGATCCCCGTTCATCATCATCCACCATCTCTTGTGCTTGTGGTACTGCTGCCTGGTCCATCTGAGCATGGGTGAGAGCTGAGAACGCACTAGAAAGTTCGATTCCATGTCAGAGAAGAGGAAAAGAACATTCAGCTTGTTCGGTTTGCTGATTTTTTTGGGGCTGATTTCACTGTAGCAGCTGATTCAATAGTGGTCTGTGAGATGATGTGGTCCTGTAGCAGCTGATAGCGGCTGGGTACTGTAGCGCTGGTAGCTATATGGACTCAGGTACCTACAATACGGCCATTATCATCACATTCACGACGCTTCCCAGAGCTCATCCTAGCATACAGTAGTACAGTTCATCGCTGTTGTACTTCTGCTAAAAATCACTGGGCCCTCAGTCCGATTGTCCATGCATGATCGACGTTTTAGTTTTACTACAGCAGCAGCTGATGGCAACCAAAAGCCTGAATCGTTTTTACAGATCTCAAGCATCTGCCGCCTGCCTTTTATTATCGCATCAATCATATCCTAAAAAAAAAGTAAGGGCCCCGTCTTTGCCTCCACTAACAATGGCTCTCGCACATGGGGTGGCCACCTAGGCTTGCCCTGCCCTATAAAACCGCCGCGACCGACCGGAGTCCTCCACTGACAAGCATTAGCTCGCGACGcgcgaaaaaaagaaaaaaccgcagcCGCCGGCCGGATTAATTCGTGCTGCTTAAGCAAGGACCGGAGGCAAAGGCAAGGAGATAGATGGAAGCGCGAGGAAGGAGATGGTCATCGGCCGGGGCAGCGCGGCTGCGGGTGGTTCTGgtgccggtactgctgctgctgctggcggcggcggcggggtcgcggGCGCAGCTGCAGGTGGGGTTCTACGACAAGCTGTGCCCGGCGGCGGAGATCATCGTGCAGGAGGAGGTCAGCAAGGCGGTGTCCGGGAACCCCGGCGTCGCCGCCAGCCTCGTCCGCCTCCacttccacgactgcttcgtcAGGGTACGTGCGGCGTGCGCCGGTGCCGGAGCTATCTGGCTCGCCACTCCATCCTCCGACCCTTTCCTCGCGGAGTACTGGGGTGCTGCAGCCTCGGTGCCTTGCGTTGCCTGATTGAGAGGATGAGAGGGCGCGTGATCGGGTGGCTTGGAGTGATCCAATGCAAACGTGATGTGCTTGGCTTGCACGTggagcctgcctgcctgcctcttCCGCCGTGCGCCTTGCTCTGCTTCCCCTGCTCCCGCTTCCacttttttcctctctctctctctctctcattacAGCTAGCAATCAAGCACCGGTAGTTGGAATTTTGACAGCCTCGCTCGTTGCATGCAGTAAAAAGCAACCCCGGAGGAACAGGATTTACAGGATTATTCTACTGATTGATTGCAGGGCTGCGACGCGTCCGTTCTGCTGGACTCGACGCCGGGCAACACGGCGGAGAAGGACGCGCCCCCGAACACGAGCCTCCGCGGCTTCGAGGTCATCGACAGCGCCAAGACGCGGCTGGAGCAGGCCTGCTTCGGCGTCGTCTCCTGCGCCGACGTGCTCGCCTTCGCCGCCAGGGACGCCCTCGCGCTGGTACTTACTACCTGCCTCACTCCACCTACCTTCATCATCATCAGCCTCCTCTACTTCTTGTCCTCCAATTATACTCGCCAATAATAAAAACGATTACCAAGACCACAGACACCACCACGTACTAGCTACTACTCCAGTAGCAAGTGGTGGAGAGCTAGCTCTGTCTTGGATCACGTACGCAATTGATGAGGAGGCATGGCCGATCCGTCGGTGTAGGATGCCACCGAGCCGAGCAGAGCGGCTTGGAATGCAATATAAAAcggggcacgggcacgggcgcGGCGCATCCCGTTTGCCTTTTCTTCTGGGGAGCGACGCGATCCCAGCCTTTGACAGAAAGAAAGAGCCCTCCATGTCCACCGAATCAACCTGCACGTACTAGTACGTACGTTGCCATCGGCATCATCCGGGCAGGGAGGGGAATCCGATCCGGTGCGGCCTCGCCATGGCTACGTTCCGAAGCAACGCACGCACGGCCGGCATGGCATGATGGGAGGGGCCCGTGCATCCGATCCGGCAGGGAGCCAAGCCATGAGCTAGCCATCCTTTTCTTTGGCTACACGCCGCCGGTCCGCTACGGCACGGTTCCTACCGGTGGGCGTCCCTAACAGCGGCGTCACATGGTCGTGTCGCGCTCCATGGTCTAGCTAGGATCAGGTACAGGACCTGCCTCCCTTTCCCTAATCTCCTTTTTCTGATGAGATGCGGCCGGCGAAGGAAGGCTCCAAAGGGGACTAGCTAGTACAGTCCAGCAGTGCAACAGATGTATCCAGTGCATGGCTAGAGGGAAAACATCGTGAGAAAAAGCTTGCTTTCTGCAAGCCCTTTGGCCTAATCACTGGAGTCTTTTAGCAATAGAAGAAATCAGTGAGTGGCGTGCGTGCTGTGGCGGACCAGCTCCAATCATTCCCCAAAGCTCAGGCGCCCGATCTCCACGCACAATGCCCGTGTAATTCAGTGCAGGGCATTGTATTCGAACAAAATTCAGTGCAGGGGATGTTCAAATACCAAGGCATGCAGCTGCCTACATCCTCCAAGTCCAAGGCTTTCTCTTTCTTTGGGCACTTATTTAAGGAAGTGCAGGTTCAGCGTCtccattttcttcttcttcttcttgtgatGCTTGCAATATCGGTTCAGTCTCTTGCAAGTTGAACTGTTTTATGCACAGCGGTGATGGTCAGCTCTGATTCATCAAACAATTGTAGAGTTTGTGTTCAGATGCCGTTGGGTCGTAGGGAGATTTTCTGATGTGCAGTATTATTTGTCATACGACCGTTGCACATCTGTCGTGTTCTAGTAGCACTAATTTAATACTCCTAGTTGCACATTCCGAGCTGGGCAATAGCAGTGCTAAAAATATTGATACTGTTAAGTCAACTACTAATAACATGGGATTAGTTTATTTTCAGAAAAAGAACTTGGGATTAGTACAAGTCTAGTTAGTTGAGCTTGAAAGTTGCTGCAGTCCCGTTCTGACGGTGCCTGCACATGTAGCACCAGCTGCCGAGATCATTGTCACTCGCTCGCTGCAGGGAAGCGTAGGACAGAGCACTTTCCGTTTTGCAGCTGGAAACAGAGCTTGAGAAGGACACAAACCAGCAGCCGGTGCAATCGAGACAGAGGCACCATCGTCAGAGCTGGGCGGCTGGCGGTTCCACGTCCATGTCCCGTGAAGGATCAGCAAAACCCCCGGCGAGGAATGAGCGAAAGCTACGAGGGCCTTGGCTTTGGCTTGGTAACAGGGTGGGGGCGTGGATCCGTGGCGCGCCCATGTGGCCGGCACGCGCACGCCCCCTTCTTCCCACATGCCACCAGCTTGTCTCCCTCCCCATGCCTGCAGTTGAGCCGTGCCCTGTCACCGGCCATGTGCCTTCGTCCCTAGTCCCTGTCACTGCTGAGTTAGCGCTCGCCAAGAGCCGGATTTGATACAGTGACAAGGGGGACAAGCTACCAGATGTTCTGCTGGCACGCCCAAAAAATCCGTGTTCGTCTTGTTCTGATGATCTCTCTTCAGTGTGTGCCTGCCAATCGATTTTCAAATAGACAATGACCAGCGAGCCATGTCTGGTTCTGAGTTGTGACCGAATGAATGAATTGTGGTGCACAGGTCGGAGGCAACGCGTACCAGGTGCCCGCGGGGCGACGGGACGGCAACATCTCGGTGGCGCAGGAGACCAACGGCAACCTGCCTCCCCCGACGGCGAGCGTGAGCCAGCTGAACCAGATCTTCGGCAGCAAGGGCCTCACCCAGGCCGACATGGTCGCCCTCTCCGGCGCGCACACCATCGGGAACGCGCGCTGCAGCTCGTTCGACAGCCGGCTCTACTCGTACGGGCCCAACGCCGCGGGGCAGGACCCCAGCATGGACCCGACCTACCTGGCGGCGCTGGCGCAGCAGTGCCCGCAgcagccggcgggcggcggcggcgccgacgggaCGGTGGCCATGGACCCCGTCACGCCCACCGCCTTCGACACCAACTACTACGCCTCCATCGTCGCCAAGCGCGGCCTGCTCGCCTCCGACCAGGCGCTCCTCGCCGaccccaccaccgccgcgcAGGTCGTCGGGTACACCAACAGCCCCGACACGTTCCAGACCGacttcgccgccgccatggtcaAGATGGGCGCCATCGGCGTGCTCACCGGCACCATCCGGGCCAACTGCCGGGTCGCAAACTGATTCTGATTGGGCGGCCGGGCTGTGTGATTAAGATGTATGTAACGACGTAGTAGATTGttggtctgctgctgctgctgatgatgatgatgattcaaTTGTGTTAGTTGCGTAAGAGTAAGAAGTAGAGTGATGGTCTCCCCCTTTTctttatttacatttttttgCCCTCTTCTTTTTTATACTTTTTATGGTTTTGAGATGAGATAAATATAGCTTTATTTTATTCTTTTAGCTTGTGTCCTTGTATGTAACCATGAGCCGGAGGTCAACAAGGAACTGTGTGTAAAAGGATTGTTGCGAGAAAAATAATGCTCAATAAAAAGGTACTAGTAGTAGTACAGAAAATGGTCACATTCTGCTTTGCGTCGCTAGTCTTGGGCCGGCTGGTAGAGAGAACTATTGTATTGACGGGTTTAGGTGGGCTAAGAAATGTAGTGGGCCGGACGGAAGTATATACAACAAGCCCACAAGGGCCGTACGGAGCAGGCCTCGGCTACCTTTGGGCCTTACGAACGTGACCCCACCATTCTGGGCCAGTTTATGAAATGCGCACGTTGTATTTATTACTTTTGGTCTGTCTATACTTGTCTCTGCTACAGCTCACCACGCACGGACCCATCAAGTTGTAGGCACAGAGAATCAATCATGCGCAATGGCACCGTGGAATTAATATACTATACTAAATTAATTGAGTACATATAGTAAGGGGACAAGAATCGACGCAATGTCGTGAGTTCTGGTCCCACATGGGGCCCACACAACACTATTCACAGTGGGCCCACACATACTGTTCAcagtgggccccacgtgggcccCGCACAGCACCATCCACAATGGCCCACACATACTGTTCACAAGTGGGCTCATATGCGCTGTTTAGAACTGTTCACAAATGGCCCCCACACGACACTGTTCAGTACTGTTCGTGAGTTTTTTTAACCCTTTCCAGTATAAGTCTgcattctgttttttttaaaaaacttccCAATATTTGCTTTCTAATATTTAAAACACCAGTTATCTAATATACACTTGAGACTTCCTAATATTTATAGCACCAGTTATCTAATATACACTTGAGACTAAAGTTCTAACAATATTTATTTATATGAACGATTCAGCATATAAAGGGGTAGCCTATGTGTTAATTTTACATCAACGGACAATTTTAGATCGTTAAAAATATTTACCATCTAACTAACTGATTGTACTAAACCAAACTTAAAAAATATATCATAGCATCTTATCTGTACTATACGATCTCATAAGTCCATGATGTccataaaagacaataatacaTATCGTTACACACTACAAGTCTattgtaaaataaaaaatatacatttttataaaaaaatcgtATTTCACAGtaatatatttttaatataatttaaaACATCGTACGATCCACTTCCGAGAATAGTAAAAAAATATTACTTCGAATTAGCAATTTTCTATACGGGCGCGCATAGCGCGCCTACCAAACTagtatactatatatatatatactatactAAAGCTCCAAGAATCGGAGCGTTTCCGTGAATCGtggccccacgtgggacccacacaCTGTTTATGCGggtcccacatactattcaggtgggacccacgcgctattcagacgggacccacgtgggacccacgcgctATTCAGACGGGACCGACGTGGGGCCCACGGTTTTATTAAGTGAACctttttatcttaaaaaaattatttttcttctgttatttgacaatacaaaatatatttaactacttcctacatataaaaataataactaaactttaTATACTACATTCACACGTGGTAGTTCTACTACTTTTTGACTTTGGGTTTCCCTCCgtaaactcacaaaatatacttgaactgttcattcatttctaatcttttttttcctactaaagtaatcaaactatacctactgacaAAAAAAACGAAATCCTAAGGAAAAATTGTCTGTACCTCTATACTAAAATGCTTGAGATTGGCGCGTCCTCAGACTCTAAACTACTATTCCGttttactgtaatttttagattTAACTCTATACATCGATACGATGTTGTTTCAAACATAGTAGCAAATAATATCTTTTCATTAATATTTTAGgtcaatgtttttttataggcgcgcttagcgcgccaacctgactAGTTTTCCCTACCCACCtagggttaacaatttcggcgGGATTTCACCGAATTTCggtgaaattttttgtttttggacTACACCGGGAAGCGAATTTCGGTCCGGAAAGTGCGTGATTTcggtttcaaattcaaaaatatgaaagtcaaactttgataaaaaaaacaaaattcggAACAGTAAAAACGAAATTGTGAACCCGTACCCACCACCCAGCCATGAGGCCATGGCCCACTGGTGCATGCAGGCAGCACGCTTCGTGGAAAAAGGCTGGCTGGTCCAAGCCGGCGGGCACTGTGCAGCGTGGAGTAGCACAGTGGCTGGGCGCTACAGCGGCGTCGCGTGCCACGGCCGATGATGCGGTGCGGTGGTCTCCAGTCTCCTCGCTCGCGCCAGATCTGTCGTCGTCTCTGCACACACACGCACTCATGATTCATTCGATCATGGGGTAGCTATAGCTAGTAACAGCACGATCGCCGGCATGCCGcagactgcggcggcggcggcaggcgcagGTGTCGTCCATCGCCGTCGTGGTGGTGGGGCGGATCGGATCGATAGGAGTTCCCGCTTGAGCTAGCTCCATTATATGCATCACTTCTCTCTCGCAGAACATGGTCGATCCATCATGCATGCACATATGCGCGGTGCGGGTCACTATTAGAAAAAGGACCATAGGCGCCGGTTAAAAAtgagcataggtaccggttttgcAATTGATATCCCCAAATCGGAATCATAAGTGACCGTCTAGAACACCGGGTAAATCACCCGGTGCCTAAGGTCTTTTGGCTACCGgttttaccaaccggtaccaatagcTGCCTCTCCCGATCGCTAGAATCTCTCCCGTTCCTGTATCCCCTCCCGTTCTAGTCTCTCCCATTCTTGTATCTTCTTCTGTTCTAGCTAGTGCCAACAATCATTCGAAGAATCAACTACAAAATATTAAATCAATCGATACAAATTCCATAAATATCACAAATCATTCAAAGAATCAATTACAAGATTGATACACTCAATACAATCCCACATAGTACCAAATCACCATACTAGTAGTAGAGAAATGATACAAATTGTCGCCGATTACAGGGGCAAGGCACATATACATCTCAATCCGAGCACCGGAAGACCTGACCAAACCATGAGGACGAGCTCAATTTTAATGACCGATGCCAAAGACATTCGATGGAGAAGCCGAGGCGGGAGGCGAGAGCGCCGCTGGCGGCccagcagaggaagaagaggagggccgcgagcgcgc
This window contains:
- the LOC120691360 gene encoding peroxidase 5-like, with product MEARGRRWSSAGAARLRVVLVPVLLLLLAAAAGSRAQLQVGFYDKLCPAAEIIVQEEVSKAVSGNPGVAASLVRLHFHDCFVRGCDASVLLDSTPGNTAEKDAPPNTSLRGFEVIDSAKTRLEQACFGVVSCADVLAFAARDALALVGGNAYQVPAGRRDGNISVAQETNGNLPPPTASVSQLNQIFGSKGLTQADMVALSGAHTIGNARCSSFDSRLYSYGPNAAGQDPSMDPTYLAALAQQCPQQPAGGGGADGTVAMDPVTPTAFDTNYYASIVAKRGLLASDQALLADPTTAAQVVGYTNSPDTFQTDFAAAMVKMGAIGVLTGTIRANCRVAN